From the Rhizomicrobium palustre genome, the window CATCGCCTCCATGGCCGGATCGAAACGGTCTTTTTCCTTGAGCTGCAGGGCGAGGCATTCGGCGAGATCGCGCGCCGCCACCCCGATAGGGTCGAAGCCTTGCAGGACCTTCAAGGTCGCTTCGACGGTGGTGATATCCGCCCCGAGGCGCTCGGCCACTTCAGCCAGATCGCCCCGCATATAGCCCGCCTCGTCCACTGCATCGATCAAAGAGACGCAGATGAGCCGCTTCTCAGGATCGAGCGCGGCAATCGCAAGCTGATCGAGCAGATGATCCTTGAGCGTGCCGCCATCGGCGACGGTGGCTTCCAGAAGGTCCTCGTCGCCTTCATAGCGCGAGCCGGATTTGACGGTGGACCAATCGGTGAGAGGTTCATTGGGCGCTGCACTGACGGCGCCACGCTCCTCACCGTCGGAATAGCGGTCCTCACCAGTGGCATCCATATCGGCGCATTTGGAGAAATCCTCGCGCGAGAGCTCGCGGTCGAGAGCTTCCGCAGGGCCCGCCTCGGCTTGGGGCGGAGCCTCGGCCTCGCCAGCGACGGGGGCGGGATTGTCGTCACGTTCGAGAAGCGGGTTCTTCTCCAGCTCCTGCTCGCAGAATTCGGCCAGCTCCACATTCGACAACTGCAGCAGCTTGATCGCCTGCTGCAATTGCGGGGTCATGACCAGGCTTTGGCCTTGGCGAATTTCGAGGCGTTGGGAGATCGCCATCAGCGTGTCTCCCCTGCCCGCGCGCGGGCGTTACGCAACGAATGCCAGCGGCCAATCATAGCGAGAACTTTTCACCCAAATACACACGCCGAACATCACGGTCGGCCACGATATCGTCGGGCGTGCCTTCCCTCAGCACAACACCATCATGCAGGATGTAGGCGCGGTCGATGATGTCGAGCGCGTCGCGCACATTGTGATCGGTGATGAGTACGCCGACGCCGCGATCCTTCAGATGCTTCACCAGGGCGCGGATTTCGCCCACGGCAATGGGATCGATGCCGGCGAGCGGCTCGTCGAGCAGGATGTAAGAGGGATGGGTCGCCAAAGCGCGCGCGATTTCCACGCGACGGCGCTCGCCGCCCGACAAAGCGATGGAGGGCGTATTGCGCACATGGGTGACGCCGAATTCGGCGAGCAGTTCTTCCACCGCCGCTTCCAGCGCACCCGGATCGGGCTCCACCAGCTCGGCGGTGGCGCGGATATTCTGCTCAGCGGTGAGACCGCGGAAGATGGAAGCTTCCTGCGGCAGATAGCCAATGCCCATGCGGGCGCGGCGATACATCGGCAGACGGGTGACGTCGTAACCGTCCACCTCGATCGTGCCTGCATCGACCGGAATGAGGCCGGTGATCATGTAGAAGCAGGTCGTCTTACCTGCGCCGTTCGGCCCGAGAAGACCAACGACCTCGCCACGCTTCACCGACAAACTCACGGAGCGCACCACGGGACGCTTGTTGTAGGCTTTGGCGAGACGGGTCGCGACCAAACCCTTGCCGCCGTCCACCACGCGGGGGCGGTTCACTTCGGGATCCAGGGTCTCGGTCGGTTCCATGCGAGAACTGTGCCTACCTATGCTTAAGGAACATTGAAGTTCAGGGTTTTTGTGTGTCACTTGGCTCGCTGGAGGGCGAAAACAAGGCCTGCACTCTGCCGCCCTTGCCCTCGCCGCCGTCAAGCGTCGCGAGACCCGTAATCAAATTCACCACCAACTGGCGGCCACGCATGACATTCTTGTCCTTCGTGAGCACGACGTTGCCCGTTAAGGTAATGATACGCGGGTTGACGTCGTAAACCCCGTTATCCCCGGTCGCGATACCGGACGGCGCGTCAATCACCACCTTGCCCTGGGCGTTGATCCGGCTCGGCTTATCGTTGACGAACTGCGCCCGCATGGTGTTCGCGCGAAGCGCCACCTCGCCCTGATGCACGACGACATTCCCGGTATAAAGGCCGGTCTTAGCGTTGGCATCCGCGGTGAAATTATCCGCCGAGATATCGATCGGCGCGTTGGGATTGAGCATACCCTTGCCGAAGCTGGCCTGCTGCGCAACGCCCGCCCCTGTCAGGGCAGCCAAAGCGAAACCCGCGATAAGATAGCCCCTCATTTCTTGCTCGCCTTCTGCGGAATAAGCGTCATATGGACGTGCCCGCTGAGTTTGACTTCTTTCTTTATCCGGTCGGCGTGGAAACGATCGGCGCGGAACCGCCCGAGAGGACCATGCCCCTCCACCGGCGTATCGCTCTCGATCACGTTCTGATGGATATAGGCCGTCGCGGCCGTGGTATGGAGCTGATAGCCATTGTCAGTGAAAATCGAAATCCCGCCATCAAGCTTCAGGATGCCCGCCTCGCCATCGATCCAGCCATGGGCGGCGGTGGCGTTGACCCAGCTCTGGTTCTCGAACTGCATATCGGCATCGATCTGCTTCAAGCTGGCGCGCTTCTTGTTCTTGTCGGTGGGATCCTGCACCAGCTCGGCGAAGGTGATCTTATAGGGATTGCCCTTATCATCGACGCCGGTGAAGCTCGATTTGGTCATGGTCAGGTCGCGCGCGAGATTGCCGCGCTGCTGCACGCCGATGGTGCGATCCTTCTGGCGCGGCATCACCGAATAGGCGACCACAGAGGCGAGCAGCACCACCGCCGCGATCGGCAAAATGCCTTTCATGACGCTGACAAAACGCGAATAGCGCAAGGCGTCCATCGCCTTCAGACGCTGGCCCTGAGCCCAATCGCGCGCAGGCGCGATGCGCGGCAGCACCGGCGGCAAGACCGTCTTGGGCTTCTTCTCCGCCTCAACCTCGCCGGAAGGTCCGGGCAAAGGCTGTGCGACAGCCGACTTCACCTCGTCTCTGCGGGTCATCGCAGACCTGCGCGCAGACAATCATGGATATGCAGCAAGCCGACGGGCTTGGCGGCCACGGGCTTGCCCTCGAGTACGAACAGCTGGGTGATTTTCTTCTCGTTCATCAGGGCAAGCGCTTCGGCAGCGAGCTGATCAACGCGCACCACCTTGGGCGAGCGGGTCATCACATCCCCGGCTTTGGCGTCTTTCAGATTCTCGTCAAAGCGGCGGCGCAAATCGCCATCGGTGATGATCCCGACCAGCGCGCCGGATGCATCTACGACCCCGACACAGCCGAAATTACGCTTCTCCATCACCGAGATGGCTTGGCGCAGCGGCGCATCAAGGCGCGCCAGCGGCAGCTCGTCGGCGCTATGCATGAGATCGCCGACCTTGGTCAGCGCCCGCCCCAAAGAGCCACCGGGATGCAGATTACGATAGGCTTCGGTCGAAAACCCGCGCCGTTCCATCAAGGCAATGGCGAGGGCATCGCCCATCACCAGCATCATGGTGGTGGAGGTGGTCGGTGCGAGGCCATGCGGGCAGGATTCGCGCACATGCGGCAGCACCAGCGCCACATCGGACGCCTTGAGCAAGGTCGATTCGGGATTCCAGGCCATGCCAATCAAGGGAATCCCGAAACGCTTAGCGTAGACGATGAAATCGGAAAGCTCGGAGGTTTCCCCGCTCCAGGACAGGATCACCAGCACGTCCTGCAGCGTGATCTCGCCAAGATCGCCATGGCTCGCCTCGGAAGGATGGACGAAATGCGCGGGCGTACCCGTGGAGGCCATGGTAGCGGCGATTTTACGGGCAATATGGCCGGATTTGCCGATACCGGAGACGATCACCCGCCCTTTCACACCGACAAGGACATCCACAGCGCGGCTGAAGGCCGGGCCAAGCGCATCACCAAGCAGGCTGACAGCCTCCCCCGCCGACGCGATGACTCGCCGGGCAACCGAAAGGTCCCCGGACTGTTCAGGCGGGCTGCTGGTAGGCACAGAACGCATCAAACACCCAAGAAAGAAGGTCGAAAACTGGCCCCTGCCCTGACAGGATGGCACCCATCAGAGCCAGAAAGCCGCGAGCGGGCCACCGAAAAGCAGCCGCCTTAAGCGAAATTCGTGCCAAGTGTGGCCAAAACCCCGCCGCGGTCAAGCTGGCTTCTCTGACTGGGGTAAATATCTGTACCAACGGCCAGATTTCCAGCCCCTGAGGGCCTCACCCTCAATGCGCGAAGATATCCACCTCGCCCCAGCCTGCCAGATCCAGCGCGGTACGGGTGGGCAGGAAGTTGAAGCAGGAGGCGGCGAGCTCGGTCCGCCCCTCGCGCGCCAGCATGGTGTCGAGCACCTCTTTCAGGCGGTGGAGATAGGCGACGTCATTGCCCGCATAGGCAAGCTGGCGCTCGGAAAGCTCGGGCGCGCCCCAATCGGAGCTTTGCTGCTCCTTGGAGAGATCGACACCCAAGAGCTCGCGCACCAAGTCCTTCAAACCGTGCTTATCGGTATAGGTGCGCACCAGCTTGGAAGCGATCTTGGTGCAATAGATCGGCGCGGTGACTACTTCGAGATGGCGCTGGAACATGGTGACGTCGAAGCGCGCGAAGTGGAAGAGCTTGATGGTGTTGGGGTCGGAGAGCAGCTTCTTCAGATTGGGCGCGTTGTAGCCGCCGGGCATGAACTGCACGGCATGGCAAACCCCATCGCCAGAGGAAAGCTGCGCCAGGCAGAGGCGGTCGCGGAAGGGGTTGAGGCCCAAGGTCTCGGTATCGATGGCCACAATGGGGCCGAGGTCCAGCCCATCCGGGAGGTCGTTCTTGTAGAGCTTGATCTTCAAAAGACACCTATGAAACTTCGGCAAAACTGCCCGTGATCGTAAATATCTTTTACGCCATCGCAGGGCTTCGTCCATAACGCTTTATGGGCGCGGCGTCAGTTCCCGCGGCACAAAGCTTGCTCCCGCAACATCTGTATGGGCGGGAGGGAAAATGAAAAGGCATGTCTTAAGGTTCGCGGCGAGCCTCATCTTCACGACGGGCACGGTCGGCGTGCTGGGATTGCAGGTGAATCCGGGCGATTTCACCAGCATTGCAGCCAAGGCAGAGACACAGGCCAGCATGACAAGCGCCGCATTGTGGCGGCAGGGAAAACGATTCTCGAGCGGGATTTCAGGTTTCCTGCAGCGCAGCGTTGCGCGTCCTGCCCGCGCGCTCCAGCCGCAAGTGTCAGCCGAATTTACAGAAACGGGGCCGCGCAACACCGCGGCGCCAACCGGTTCGATCGGCGTCGCACCACAGCCAGCCTTCATAGAGATCGGCGGAGGTCTTATCGGCGGCGGGTACTATTCGGGCGGTAACGGCGGCGGCACGCCAGGCGGCGGCGGCGGCTCTAATCCGGGTGGCGGAGGCAATGGCGGCGGCACAACGCCTGGCGGCGGCGACAATGGCGGTGGCGCGACACCGGGTGGCGATCACCCTGGCGGCGGCGATCATCCCGATAACGGAGGCAATGGTGGCGGCACCACGCCGGGTGGTGGTGGCGGCACGACGCCTGGTGGCGGAGACAATGGCGGTGGCACAACGCCAGGCGGCGGTGATCATCCCGGCGGTGGGGATAACAATGGCGGCTGCGGCGAGAATTGCGTGAACGTGCCGGAAAGCGGCGGCATGCTCTATGCCGTGCTTTTGGCGTGGAGCTTGGCTTTCGGACTACACCAGTTCGGGCGTCGGCGTCAGGTGGCGCTGCAAGAAGCCGTCAAACATCCAGATCAGCCATAAGGTGCGGCTGTTATCGGACCAACCTTTGCGGTGCGCATCCAGCATGCGTGCCGCAAAAGGCAAGTCCAAAAACTCATCCAGCGCCGTACCGCGCTTGAGGCGCAAGCTGAAAGCCTCGCCGAATTCGCCGCGGAACCAGCGCGCCAGCGGCACCGAGAAGCCCTGTTTGGGGCGATAGAGCACCTTATGCGGCAATAAGGGTTCAAGCGCACGTTTTAGAACGAACTTGCCCTCGCCGCCCCTGAGCTTGAAATCGCGCGGCAGGCTGAGTGCCCATTCGACAAAGCTCGCATCCAGCATGGGCACGCGCACTTCCAGACTGTTCGCCATGGAAGCACGATCGACCTTGGTGAGGATGTCGCCGGGGAGCCAGGTTTTGAGATCAACATATTGCGCCATAGCGACGGGATCATCGAAGGGCGCATTCTTCATGTGCTGAGCGATCACATCGGCGGCGCGATAGCCTTTGAGTGCCCGCTTTAGCTCCGGCGCGAACAAGGCCGAACGCAACTCATCACTAGTGACCGAGACATTATGGAAATAGCCCTCTGCGGTGGTCGCCGCCAATTCGCGAAAGGTCTGGCGGGCACGAAACATCCGCGGCGCCCAATCAAGCTGCGGGTAGACCTCGCCCAGCGTGCCAAACACCAACCGGCGCATCAGGCCCGGAAAAACACCCCGTAACGCCTCTTCGCGGGCATGGAAGGGATAGCGGCGATAGCCTGCGAACAATTCATCCCCGCCATCGCCTGAGAGCGCCACGGTGACATGGCGGCGCGCCAGCTTGCATAAGCGATAGGTCGGCATCGCCGAAGAATCCCCGAAAGGCTCATCATAAATGCCCGGCAGCCGCGCCACCGTTTCCATATCGTCGGGCGAGACCACCTCGACATGCTGGGTGACGCCATAGCGCGAGGCCACCGCTTCGGCATGACTGCGCTCATCGAAAGCAGCCTCTTTAAAACCAATGGTGAAAGCGGAAAGGCCTTGCGGCAGAGATTTCGCCATCAAGGCGGTAATGGCGCTGGAATCCACCCCGCCCGACAAAAAGGTGCCGACCGGCACGTCGGCGACAAGCTGCGCGTTCACCGAGGCCGCAAGCCGCGCGCGCAATTCCTCCGCCACCGTCGCCGCATCGCAAGGCGCATCCGAGATCGGCTTGGGCTGCCAATAGGTCCTGAGTTTAGGCTCCTGCCCGCGTTGCAGGCTTAAGGCGCAGCCAGCGCCGAGCTTCTTCACCCCGGCATAGATGGTGCGCGGATCTGTGACATAACCATAGGCAAAGAAATCCTCCACCGCGCGCGGATCTATGCGGCGAGGGAAATCCGGACGCACCGTCAGCGCCTTCAGCTCCGAAGCAAAGACGAAGGTCTTGTCGGGCAGCACAGCATAATAGAGCGGCTTCTCGCCCAACCGGTCGCGCGCCAGGAACAGGGTTTGCTCGCTCCTGTCCCACAGCGCGAAAGCAAATTGTCCCTCGATATGATCGACGCAATCATGGCCCCAGGCGACCCAGGCGCGCAGGATCACTTCGGTGTCGGAATTGGTGCGGAAGGGATGGCCCTGCCGCTCCAATTGGCGGCGAAGCTGGCGGTAATTGAAAATCTCACCATTGAAGACGATGGCGATGCGGCTGCCTTCGGTGAACATCGGCTGCTCACCGGTGGAAAGATCGATGATGGCCAGGCGGCGATGGCCAAGCGCGAGACCGGGTTCGAAATGAAAGCCCTCCCCGTCGGGCCCGCGATGCGCAATGGCATCGTTCATGGCTTTCGACAGCAGGCGATCAGGCTGCAAGAGCCCCACCATATCAAACCATCCCGAGATTCCGCACATGACTGCCTCTATCGCGCGTGATCAATCCGCGCCTTGATGGGAGAAAGCGTGGTGGCGACATCTTTCAGACGCTTGCGCGCCGTATCGAGATCACCCTCCACAGGGGTGGAAAGCGCCAGAAGCGCCGCGCCCTCGCCGCCCGAAATGGCGCTGCGCATGCGGTTGAGCTTCACGGCGAAAGCGCTGGTGGTGTAATCACCGCCGCTGACATAGCTCCACCAGATGAGCCGCGAGACACCGCCCGAGCCGAGAACAAGCTCGCGGAACTCGATAGGTTTTCCGCCGATACTGGCATTGGCCGTTGACTGGGAAATGGGGTGCCAGATTTCTTCATCCCACATCTTATTGGCAGAGGAGATGAGATGGCGCCCGCCATCGCCGTAATACTCGGTATGTACCGAGACGGGCGGTGTCTCGGGCTTCCATAGCGAGAACTCGAGCCGCGCATCCGGCGATTGGTATTGCGGTGCCCAATCGCGGGTGACGGCTGAAACCTGCCATTCCGCAAAAGACGGCGGCAAAGCGAAAGCATTGGTATTAACCGGAACGGCTGCTTCCGCCCGCCAAACTGCAAAACCCGGCACCAGTGCCATTGCGAGTACTGCGGTGAGAAGCACCGGTACCAGAGGCGAGGATTTTAGAGCGCAGGGCAAGACGGGCGCTGCGCCCGGCATCTCATCGGCGAATTTCAGCCCGACATACATCAGGACGGCCAGGATCGCGACCGAGAAGCCCCAGCCATAGACAAGATGATCCGCGCCAACCGCGATGCGGTTATCGCTAAAATGGGCGAGCAAGACGATGCCGAGCGCGCGAAAGCCATTGCCGATGATGGGCACGATCACACTCGCGAGCATAAAGAGAAAGATTTTGCGCGGTGTATTATAGGTCAGATAGGAAAACAGCGCGCCCACCGCAACGGTGGCAATCAGAAAGCGCAGCCCCGCACAGGCCTCGGCCACCTGGAACTTGCCATTGGCAAGCTCGATCAGATTGCCTTCGGTGTAGTGCAGAATACCGAGAATATTGAGGCCGTGGTCGATGAACCAGGTCGTGAAGTGTTGCAGGGGCGCGATAAGATACTCACCCATCGGCACCAGGAAAAAGAGATAAAGGCAAGGAAAAAGGATTGCGCGATAGACCGCCCCGCCCAAAAGCGCCCAAATCAGGATTTGCGCAAAAGCCACAACCGCGAGCTGTTCGATTTCATTGATCGAGGCGAGCTCTCCCAGAAAGGCGGCCACGATCACCAGCGGCGCCAGAAGCAGCGCAGGCGCATAAGCGGCGGGGCTGAGCACCGCCAGTTCATCACGCTTATTCCAGATGAGATAGGCAGAAACCGGAATGATGAGAAAGCAGTGCGAGAAGGTAGGAGAGACCCACCACACCGTTACCGCCGCCGCGATGGCAGGGGCATAGAAAATTCCCAAGGCGATCAGCGCGAGCACCAGGGCAGAAAGATGCAGGCTCCAAGTAGAAATGCGCTTGGCGGCGGGGGCAAATTCTGTCGCGCTGCTCATAAAGTGGCCTCCAAGCTATCCGATTCCGGGGCGAGCAATTCATCCAGCAGCGCGAGATTTGTGTCCCAGCTATAGTGGCGCTCCACCAAATGCCGGCCATTTGACGCGATACGCGCGCGATCCGGCCCCGTCGCGGCGGCAATCACCGCCTCGGCAAATTCAGCGGCGCTATCGGCCACCCAAAGATCGCGCCCGGCGATAACACTGAGGCCACGGCTGGCGGGCGTGGTAGCCACCACCGGCTTTTGCAGCGCGAGCCCTTCCAGCACCTTATTCTGCACCCCGCGCGCCAGGCGCAGCGGCGCCACCACCGAAGACGCATGGGCGATATAGGGGCGAACATCCTCCACCCTGCCCGTCACCACCACACCCTCACGCGGCTTCAACAGTTCCGGTGCGGGCTTTGCCCCAACGATGTAGAATTTGGCTTTCGGCAGCGTGCGGCGGATCAGCGGAAATATCTGCTCAGCAAACCACAAGGCCCCTTCGACATTGGGGCGGTAATCCATTGTGCCCACCATGGCGAGCGGGATTTCATCGCCGCCGTAGGGCGCTGGAAAACTCTGCTTTGGACTATAACGTTCAAGATCTACGCCATTAGCCATGCTGAAAATGTGGCGGCGGCTTTCAGGCGCGAACGCGCGAAAGGTATCAGCTTCGAAGGGGGAGACCAGCAGCGTGGCACTAAAGTGCACCGCCGCATCCCGCTCCAGCGTGAGAAGTGTGCGCGCCTCGCGGCCATAGAGCCAGGCCTTAGGCCCGCGCACGGCGTTAGCATATTGGCGCCATTTATCGGAATCGACGTCCACCATATCGAGCAGCGCGCGATCTGGCGCGATACGACCCATCACAAAGGGCGCCATGGCGGAGCTAAACACCACCACGCGATCGACGCGCGGCAGCATATGATTGACCCAGCGGCGCAGGCGTGTACTGGCGAAATAAGAGGTAGTGAGCGGTGCGCCCGCAACCAGCGCGCCCAGCATGCGTGCCCCGGAAACCATCTTGTTCAAGGGTACAAGACAGCACTCGCCTTTGACATAGCGACGTAAGGCGGCTTCGTGCTGCAAATCCGAAGCATCATCCACAAAAGCGCCGAGATGGACACGATGACACTTAGAAAGGTGACGCAGAATGTGGAAGGCGCGGATTTTCTCGCCCTTGTCGGGCGGATAGGGAATGCGGTGGCAGAGGAACAATATGTTCACGCTGCCTCCAGGAAAATCTCATCCATGCGGCCCCATTGATAGGAGACAAGCAGCCGCTTCAGCTTATCTTCCATGCGCGAAAGATTGGTGTAGTGGCGGATGCGCGATTTGAGAGACGCACCGCGCACGCGGGGCTGGCCCGCATCGATTTCCCAGGGATGAAAATAAAACACCAGCGGCTGATCATCCCGCGCGCGCACGCTATCCATCGCCCTTCGCGAAAGGCCGAACGGCAGAAGTCGAAAATAGCCGCCGCCACCGCTTGGCCAATTGCGGCCCAACCAACGCAAGGAGGTGACGGGGATTTCGAGGAAATCATCCTCGGCCAGCGGATGAAAGGCAAAGCGTGGCGCTTCCGGAATGCCGTAATTGTCATGCGCGATGGGATTGGTGGAGGAGGAATAGCGATAGCCCGCCAAGGCCAGCGCCTCCATCACCCAGAGATTTTCCTTCATCACCGAAAAGCTCGGCGCGCGATAGCCCTTCACCGCCACCCCGCTGATATCCTCCAGCACCGATTTGGCGCGACTGACATCGCCAAGGAATTCCGAAAAGCTTTGGGAATCTGCACGTTTGTGATCGCTGCCATGCGAGGCAAGCTCATGCCCGCCCGCCACAATGGCTTTCACGACTTGGGGAAAACGCTCCGCCACCCAGGCCAAGGTGAAGAAGGTTCCGTGCACTTTGGCTTCGGCAAACAGCGAGAGCACGCGCTCCATATTGCGTTCGATCCGGCTGGTACGCTTGGCCCAGCTATCGCGGTGGATGACATCGAAAAACGCTTCCACCTGGAAATAGTCTTCCACATCCACCGTGATGGCGTTGCGCAGCTTTTCCGGAACTGCGGCGGGGCGGGCATTCCATCCCTCGATCACACTCTGGGGGTTCATCTCAACTCTCGCATCCATGGCCTAACCCCGCGCTGCCGGATCGATCATCTCGGCGAGGCCCACCGCGAGCTTGCGCAAAGACTTCTCCTGGTGATTGACCCGCCCTTCCAAGGTCTCGAGCCTGGCGGTGATAGGCGCGCGATCCATGCGGGTGAGATAGTTTTCTTCCATCGCCGGCGCAGGCGTGACTGCCTGACCGCGATATTCCTCACGCAGATCGGCGGCGACGCGCTCTACATCACCCGCGGCGAAAACATGCATGTTGTCGAGAAAGCCGAGGAGCAGAAGACGGCTGCACAGCGTGTTGATCTGGCGCGGCACACCACCGGTCGCGACATAGATCGCATCCACCGCCCCGTCTTCGAATGCGGGATCGCCCGTCCAGCCCGCATGTTTCAAGCGATGCGGCAGATAGAGCCCGACCTCATGACGGCTCATGGGCCCCAGGTGATAAGAGGCGATGACGCGCTGGCGCAGCTGCTCAAGATTGGGGTGGGTCAGCGTATCGCGAAATTGCGGCTGGCCAACCAGAAAGATCTGACAGGGCGAATGCACGCCGACCTGAAAATTGGAAAGCATGCGCAGCTCTTCCAATGCGGAGGCGGAAAGGTTTTGCGCCTCATCGACGATCAGCAGTGCTTTGCGGCCCGCGCGCTCCAGCCCCTCGAAGAAATCCTGCAAGCAAAGCAGTACCGCGTCTTTCTTCTCCGGCACATCACGGATCTTGAAGGCAAAGCAGACCATGCGCAGAAGTTCGACACCGGTGAGCAGCGTGGTCACGACATGGGCAGCGACGACTTTCTCCCGATCCACCGTGGCGCAAAGCCGCTGCACGATGGTGGTTTTTCCTGCCCCAACCTCGCCGGTGATGACAATAAAGCCCTCGCCACGCGACAACCCATACATCAGATGCGCCATGGCCTGCTCATGGACCTGGCTTTCGAAATAGAAGCGATGGTCCGGCGTGAGAAGGAAAGGTTCGGCCTTAAGGCCATAGAATTCGGTATACATGGCGTGGCTACGCCTCGCCGTAACGGTAATAATCGGAATAAGGCGTGGCGCGTTGCCATTCCGGCGCCTTATTGAAAATCAAGCTGATCGAAGGGCATGCGACCACGCCTTGCAGCGCCTCTTCGACGTGATGGCGCGCCACTTGGCCTGCCGCGACCACCATAATGAGATGATGCACGTGCATGGCGAGGGCTGCGGGCTCCGCGGTGGCCAGAACCGGCGGCGCATCGATCACCACGATGCTTTCGCGGAATCGGCGCGAGAGCTGCGTGCAAATATCGGCCATGCGCTGGGAGGCGAGCAGCTCCGGCGAGGTTTCGTCGCGCGAACCCGAGAACAGAACATGCAGGTTGGGAATGTCAGCGCAGCGCGTCAGCACCTCATCCAGATTCTGGCGGCGGCCAGTGAGGAGATCGAGCAAGCCCTCGCGTGGTGCGTTTTCGAAATACTGGCTGACCGAAGCGCGTACGACGTCGCCATCAACCAGAATAACGTCGAGATTTTTCTCAGCCGCAAGACAGATGGCAAGATTCATCGCTGTATAAGTCTTGCCCTCACCCGCGAGCGCGCTGGTGATCATGACGATATTCTTGGTCGTGGCTTTGGTCGCGGGATCGCGCGTCGAAGGCAACAACTTGCGCTTTATGGAGCGAAATTCGTTATAGGTGACAGTGCCGCGCGCATCCGGCGTGATCATGCGGCCTTCTTTCAGCCTGCCCACGGCCAAGCGGACGGTGCGATCCGGCGTTTGCGCATAGGCCGGGCGAAGTTCTTCCCGGATGGGCTCGCGTGGCGGAGGTTCGCGCGGAGGCGCCTCTCTAACAGACGCCGCGGCTTCCAGCACAGGTTCGAAAAGCGGCTCGGTACGATCCATTCCCTCTTCAGGCGGACGTTTCAGCGCCGCCTCACGCATGGCGCGCTGAATTAAGTTGAGGCGCGCTTCCGTCATATCAGCCCCCCGCCATTGGCGACATTGGTGTGAAAGAAGACCAGCACCACGAGATACAGAGCGACCAGCGCACCCCCGCCTGCCGCAAAATAGGTGGCTGAGCGGCGGATACGCATAAAGTCACTCGCGGTGCGCGCCACTGTGACGGCGCCCAAAACCGGCAATGCGAAGGCGGCGCTAAGCTGCTCCACGGTCATGAAGCGGCCCGATACCGCACCCAGCCCGACCGCGCCGGCGAGGCCGGCAGCAATACCCGCAAGCAGCACCGCAAGATTGAGCAAGAGCCGGTTCGGCGAGGCTGGACGGTTGGGCAGCGAAGGCGGGTCGACAATACGGAAGACCATATTCGATTGCTGATCGCC encodes:
- a CDS encoding KpsF/GutQ family sugar-phosphate isomerase — translated: MRSVPTSSPPEQSGDLSVARRVIASAGEAVSLLGDALGPAFSRAVDVLVGVKGRVIVSGIGKSGHIARKIAATMASTGTPAHFVHPSEASHGDLGEITLQDVLVILSWSGETSELSDFIVYAKRFGIPLIGMAWNPESTLLKASDVALVLPHVRESCPHGLAPTTSTTMMLVMGDALAIALMERRGFSTEAYRNLHPGGSLGRALTKVGDLMHSADELPLARLDAPLRQAISVMEKRNFGCVGVVDASGALVGIITDGDLRRRFDENLKDAKAGDVMTRSPKVVRVDQLAAEALALMNEKKITQLFVLEGKPVAAKPVGLLHIHDCLRAGLR
- the lptC gene encoding LPS export ABC transporter periplasmic protein LptC gives rise to the protein MTRRDEVKSAVAQPLPGPSGEVEAEKKPKTVLPPVLPRIAPARDWAQGQRLKAMDALRYSRFVSVMKGILPIAAVVLLASVVAYSVMPRQKDRTIGVQQRGNLARDLTMTKSSFTGVDDKGNPYKITFAELVQDPTDKNKKRASLKQIDADMQFENQSWVNATAAHGWIDGEAGILKLDGGISIFTDNGYQLHTTAATAYIHQNVIESDTPVEGHGPLGRFRADRFHADRIKKEVKLSGHVHMTLIPQKASKK
- the lptB gene encoding LPS export ABC transporter ATP-binding protein, encoding MEPTETLDPEVNRPRVVDGGKGLVATRLAKAYNKRPVVRSVSLSVKRGEVVGLLGPNGAGKTTCFYMITGLIPVDAGTIEVDGYDVTRLPMYRRARMGIGYLPQEASIFRGLTAEQNIRATAELVEPDPGALEAAVEELLAEFGVTHVRNTPSIALSGGERRRVEIARALATHPSYILLDEPLAGIDPIAVGEIRALVKHLKDRGVGVLITDHNVRDALDIIDRAYILHDGVVLREGTPDDIVADRDVRRVYLGEKFSL
- a CDS encoding XrtA/PEP-CTERM system amidotransferase; its protein translation is MCGISGWFDMVGLLQPDRLLSKAMNDAIAHRGPDGEGFHFEPGLALGHRRLAIIDLSTGEQPMFTEGSRIAIVFNGEIFNYRQLRRQLERQGHPFRTNSDTEVILRAWVAWGHDCVDHIEGQFAFALWDRSEQTLFLARDRLGEKPLYYAVLPDKTFVFASELKALTVRPDFPRRIDPRAVEDFFAYGYVTDPRTIYAGVKKLGAGCALSLQRGQEPKLRTYWQPKPISDAPCDAATVAEELRARLAASVNAQLVADVPVGTFLSGGVDSSAITALMAKSLPQGLSAFTIGFKEAAFDERSHAEAVASRYGVTQHVEVVSPDDMETVARLPGIYDEPFGDSSAMPTYRLCKLARRHVTVALSGDGGDELFAGYRRYPFHAREEALRGVFPGLMRRLVFGTLGEVYPQLDWAPRMFRARQTFRELAATTAEGYFHNVSVTSDELRSALFAPELKRALKGYRAADVIAQHMKNAPFDDPVAMAQYVDLKTWLPGDILTKVDRASMANSLEVRVPMLDASFVEWALSLPRDFKLRGGEGKFVLKRALEPLLPHKVLYRPKQGFSVPLARWFRGEFGEAFSLRLKRGTALDEFLDLPFAARMLDAHRKGWSDNSRTLWLIWMFDGFLQRHLTPTPELV
- the lptA gene encoding lipopolysaccharide transport periplasmic protein LptA translates to MRGYLIAGFALAALTGAGVAQQASFGKGMLNPNAPIDISADNFTADANAKTGLYTGNVVVHQGEVALRANTMRAQFVNDKPSRINAQGKVVIDAPSGIATGDNGVYDVNPRIITLTGNVVLTKDKNVMRGRQLVVNLITGLATLDGGEGKGGRVQALFSPSSEPSDTQKP
- a CDS encoding ribonuclease D, yielding MKIKLYKNDLPDGLDLGPIVAIDTETLGLNPFRDRLCLAQLSSGDGVCHAVQFMPGGYNAPNLKKLLSDPNTIKLFHFARFDVTMFQRHLEVVTAPIYCTKIASKLVRTYTDKHGLKDLVRELLGVDLSKEQQSSDWGAPELSERQLAYAGNDVAYLHRLKEVLDTMLAREGRTELAASCFNFLPTRTALDLAGWGEVDIFAH